Proteins encoded by one window of Arachis hypogaea cultivar Tifrunner chromosome 1, arahy.Tifrunner.gnm2.J5K5, whole genome shotgun sequence:
- the LOC112696930 gene encoding uncharacterized protein has protein sequence MIAEVIKPLVEADPSLKVKSVIAEVQSKFNYTTSYRKVWLTKQKAIVNLFGGWKASYEALPSWFEAMVQKDPSAAVKIETAPAYQGDEVVQDVRILTRVFWSFYPCIRAFRSCKPIVQVDETHLYGKYKGALLVVVSQDGNGNIVPLAFAVVKGETSDAWHFFLTHLRTHVVTRDGVGLIFDRHDSITSAIAHSNGSWEPPRAIQMFCVRHMQKAWLRSHRC, from the coding sequence ATGATTGCAGAGGTGATAAAGCCATTGGTTGAAGCTGATCCATCTTTGAAAGTGAAATCTGTGATTGCTGAAGtgcaatcaaaattcaattataCGACAAGTTATCGCAAAGTATGGCTCACGAAGCAAAAGGCAATTGTGAACCTTTTTGGTGGTTGGAAAGCTTCTTATGAAGCTTTGCCATCGTGGTTTGAAGCAATGGTACAAAAAGATCCATCAGCAGCAGTCAAGATTGAAACTGCACCAGCATACCAAGGGGATGAGGTAGTCCAGGATGTAAGGATACTGACGCGGGTATTTTGGAGCTTTTATCCTTGCATCAGAGCATTTAGGAGCTGCAAGCCAATCGTACAGGTAGATGAAACACATCTGTACGGGAAATATAAAGGAGCTCTATTAGTTGTAGTTTCTCAGGATGGCAATGGCAATATTGTGCCTCTTGCATTTGCCGTTGTTAAGGGTGAGACTTCTGATGCATGGCACTTCTTTCTTACTCATTTGCGCACACATGTGGTGACTCGAGATGGTGTTGGGCTTATCTTTGATCGTCACGACTCTATTACCTCAGCAATAGCTCATAGTAATGGATCATGGGAACCTCCAAGAGCTATCCAAATGTTTTGTGTTAGGCACATGCAGAAAGCTTGGTTGCGATCGCATAGGTGCTAG
- the LOC112697013 gene encoding uncharacterized protein — protein sequence MKAILGAQGVWEMVEKCYVESENVDKLTEARKEELENKRKKDQCALTIIHQGLDDDMFEKIADITNVKKAWDTLQNFVIGVEKVKKVRLQTLRPEFESLMMKETESISDYFTKVLTVVHQMKRLGEKLEDVCVVEKILRSLNSKFYHVVVAIEESKDLDTMFIDQLNGSLWAHEERMDKGKQERVEHVLQEKLSWNARGETNESGRQG from the coding sequence ATGAAAGCAATTCTCGGTGCTCAAGGAGTGTGGGAGATGGTTGAGAAATGCTATGTAGAATCAGAGAATGTGGATAAGCTAACAGAAGCTCGGAAGGaagaattagaaaataaaagaaagaaagatcaatgTGCACTTACTATCATTCATCAAGGCTTGGATGATGATATGTTTGAGAAGATTGCTGATATAACCAACGTAAAGAAAGCTTGGGATACTCTTCAAAATTTCGTCATAGGAGTTGAAAAGGTGAAGAAGGTTCGTCTTCAAACTCTAAGGCCTGAGTTTGAGTCTCTAATGATGAAGGAGACTGAATCCATTTCAGATTATTTCACCAAAGTTTTGACGGTAGTGCACCAAATGAAAAGGCTTGGAGAAAAATTAGAAGATGTTTGTGTTGTTGAGAAAATCCTTCGTTCTCTTAACTCAAAATTTTATCATGTGGTGGTAGCCATTGAGGAGTCCAAAGATTTGGATACAATGTTCATTGATCAGTTGAATGGTTCCTTATGGGCTCATGAAGAAAGAATGGATAAAGGCAAGCAAGAACGTGTGGAGCATGTCTTGCAGGAAAAACTTTCGTGGAATGCTAGAGGAGAAACCAACGAAAGTGGAAGACAAGGATGA